The proteins below come from a single Methanobacterium petrolearium genomic window:
- the hisC gene encoding histidinol-phosphate transaminase, which translates to MVKINKTVKELDPYVPGRSNADLARAYGLDPTTIIRMGSNENPVGPSPMAIDVLKRNLHLINAYPESNIDDLKCRIAEYAHVSPEKVIVGGDGADEILDVLAKTLIEPGDEYIVHPPSYMYYEFTFNIHGAVPVYARWDIQENRLDVDSVLEAISPKTKIIFLCNPNNPTGGLIETQDIKTILKSTDALVVVDEAYWEFSGVNNLDLLDEYDNLFILRTFSKVMGLAGMRIGYGIGQENFIEYMHRVKPVFSLTKLSYISALATLNDTEYIKTSTQLSIESRDFLYNKMSKFPELNVLKSFANYILVDIRNTGMTSKQITEKLMENGIIVRDCSSFRGLDDYWIRVSVATLQEDEKFISVLGNILGR; encoded by the coding sequence ATGGTTAAAATAAATAAGACAGTTAAAGAACTTGATCCTTACGTTCCAGGCAGATCAAATGCAGATCTGGCTCGTGCTTATGGTCTGGATCCCACAACTATAATCAGAATGGGATCTAATGAAAATCCTGTGGGACCATCACCCATGGCAATAGATGTCCTTAAAAGAAATCTTCACCTAATTAACGCTTATCCTGAATCCAACATCGACGATTTAAAATGTCGTATTGCTGAGTATGCACATGTCAGTCCTGAAAAGGTGATTGTGGGTGGAGATGGTGCAGATGAAATATTGGATGTTCTGGCCAAAACATTGATTGAGCCTGGTGATGAGTACATTGTCCATCCCCCATCTTACATGTACTATGAGTTTACATTCAACATACACGGGGCAGTGCCAGTTTATGCCCGCTGGGATATTCAGGAAAATCGTCTGGATGTGGATTCTGTGCTGGAAGCCATCTCTCCTAAGACAAAAATAATCTTCTTGTGCAACCCTAACAACCCCACCGGCGGATTAATCGAAACCCAAGATATTAAAACCATCTTAAAGAGTACTGATGCTTTGGTAGTGGTTGATGAAGCTTACTGGGAGTTTTCTGGTGTCAACAATCTGGATCTCCTTGATGAATATGATAATCTTTTTATCTTAAGAACCTTCTCTAAAGTAATGGGACTTGCCGGTATGAGGATCGGCTATGGAATAGGTCAGGAAAACTTTATTGAATACATGCACCGGGTTAAACCTGTTTTTAGCCTCACTAAACTTTCATATATCTCAGCATTAGCCACTCTAAATGACACAGAATATATTAAAACATCCACCCAACTATCCATTGAAAGTCGCGATTTTTTATACAACAAAATGTCCAAATTTCCGGAATTAAATGTATTAAAGTCATTTGCCAACTATATACTGGTTGATATACGTAATACAGGGATGACTTCCAAACAAATCACGGAAAAACTTATGGAAAATGGCATTATAGTTAGAGATTGTAGTTCTTTCCGTGGATTAGATGATTACTGGATAAGGGTAAGTGTGGCAACCCTACAAGAGGATGAAAAGTTTATTAGTGTTCTTGGAAATATTTTAGGACGGTAA
- a CDS encoding tetratricopeptide repeat protein yields the protein MPILLFGSRHLDLITGEKTTTIRKIWKKPLSQGDRLHCYWNLVSKERKKLFEAEVTDVEVTKFADLVKNDELACEEGFNDASELESEFKKMYPEHTSDESLFQVIRFHKLPMNEWEGAQINEKAMITKRADILFDVGKFDKSVICYSAALKIDPDDVYILNKKGDNLSRLGNFQEALKCYDQALRMEPDNGYIWNNKAIALLNSNRPEDALKASDNAMEIDENNLIVLYWRGFIFEMLGRFDDALKCYDKILDLNPNDPEAWNAKGNLLSQIDRAEDALECYDHSLELCLEDEPDASTWNRKGNALMELNRFKEAVECYDKALSMEPDNEIFLSNKGVAFMELNRFEEAVLCFKKVLIINPNNGDAQILMDECLENL from the coding sequence ATACCTATCCTGTTGTTTGGAAGCCGTCACCTAGACCTTATAACTGGCGAAAAGACTACCACCATCAGAAAGATATGGAAAAAACCATTATCCCAGGGAGATCGTCTGCATTGTTACTGGAACCTAGTTTCCAAGGAGCGAAAAAAGCTTTTTGAAGCGGAAGTAACCGATGTGGAGGTGACCAAATTCGCTGATCTGGTTAAAAACGATGAGTTGGCTTGTGAAGAAGGGTTTAATGATGCTTCCGAGTTAGAATCCGAATTCAAGAAAATGTATCCGGAGCATACCAGTGATGAGTCGCTCTTTCAGGTTATCAGATTCCATAAACTCCCCATGAATGAATGGGAAGGAGCGCAAATCAATGAAAAAGCCATGATCACTAAAAGAGCAGATATACTTTTTGATGTTGGGAAATTTGATAAATCTGTGATATGTTATTCTGCAGCCCTAAAAATTGATCCTGATGATGTTTACATTTTAAACAAAAAAGGAGACAACCTTTCACGACTAGGAAACTTTCAGGAAGCCCTTAAATGTTACGATCAGGCCCTGCGAATGGAACCTGATAATGGATATATCTGGAATAATAAAGCAATAGCTCTTTTGAATTCTAACCGGCCAGAAGATGCCTTAAAAGCCAGTGATAATGCCATGGAGATTGATGAAAATAATTTAATTGTTCTGTACTGGAGAGGTTTTATTTTTGAGATGTTAGGACGTTTTGATGATGCGCTTAAATGTTATGATAAAATCTTGGATCTAAACCCCAATGATCCAGAAGCATGGAATGCCAAAGGAAACCTTTTATCCCAAATTGACAGGGCAGAAGATGCTCTGGAATGTTATGATCATTCTTTAGAGCTTTGCCTGGAAGATGAACCTGATGCTTCCACTTGGAACCGCAAAGGTAATGCGTTAATGGAGTTAAATCGTTTCAAAGAAGCTGTGGAGTGTTATGATAAAGCTCTTTCCATGGAACCGGATAATGAAATTTTTTTAAGTAATAAAGGAGTGGCATTCATGGAACTAAACCGTTTTGAAGAAGCTGTTCTGTGTTTCAAGAAAGTCCTTATCATTAACCCCAACAATGGAGATGCTCAGATTTTAATGGACGAATGTCTGGAAAATCTCTAG
- a CDS encoding anaerobic ribonucleoside-triphosphate reductase activating protein translates to MKDSMIIGGTIFSSLEYPSKMSLVIFTGGCLLRCPYCHNPEIIEGGENASLLNVKKEIDEALDFIDAVVITGGEPLMQAEEVGGLLNYSQKKGLKTKLDTNGCYPERISKIIDSVDYIALDIKAPFYKYGEVIGAEIGDKVTESMNLVFDSDCYLECRTTYVPGLLEPSDITEIAKSIQCDIYTLQQFRNKIVLDEKLKKTPNPSPKELYKIAKQIKPILGKVKVKTSEFGDEIF, encoded by the coding sequence ATGAAAGATTCCATGATTATTGGAGGTACAATATTTTCTTCACTTGAATACCCCAGTAAAATGTCCCTGGTTATATTCACTGGTGGTTGCCTGTTACGATGTCCTTACTGCCATAACCCTGAGATCATTGAGGGTGGAGAAAATGCTTCACTCTTAAATGTTAAAAAAGAGATTGATGAGGCTCTGGACTTTATTGATGCAGTGGTTATCACTGGAGGAGAACCTTTAATGCAGGCAGAAGAAGTTGGTGGGTTATTAAACTACTCTCAGAAAAAGGGATTGAAAACAAAATTAGACACCAATGGATGTTACCCTGAAAGAATTTCCAAAATAATAGACTCTGTTGATTACATTGCCCTGGATATTAAAGCTCCTTTCTACAAGTATGGGGAAGTTATTGGTGCAGAAATTGGTGATAAAGTAACCGAAAGTATGAACCTGGTTTTTGATTCTGACTGTTACCTGGAATGTAGAACTACCTATGTCCCTGGACTCCTGGAACCATCAGACATAACAGAAATTGCTAAAAGCATCCAATGTGATATTTACACCCTACAACAGTTTAGAAACAAGATCGTCCTTGATGAAAAACTAAAAAAAACACCCAATCCTTCTCCAAAGGAGCTTTACAAAATTGCTAAACAAATAAAGCCCATTTTGGGAAAAGTAAAGGTTAAAACATCTGAATTTGGTGACGAGATATTTTGA
- a CDS encoding gamma carbonic anhydrase family protein: MIHPTVQIFPGAYTIGKVSIGENSSIWYNAVIRGDIESITIGDFSNVQDNCVLHSSKGFPMKLGDYVSVGHAAVLHGCKVDDNCIIGMNATLLNGSHVKKNSIIAAGSVVTESKVFPEGSLIIGVPARVVRKLSEEEFKKIKDNAVRYSNLKLEP, from the coding sequence ATGATACATCCTACTGTCCAAATTTTCCCAGGGGCCTATACCATTGGCAAAGTTTCCATTGGTGAAAATTCTTCTATATGGTATAATGCTGTGATTAGGGGAGATATAGAATCCATAACCATCGGTGATTTTTCTAATGTGCAAGATAACTGCGTACTACACTCTTCAAAAGGTTTTCCCATGAAATTAGGGGATTACGTCTCGGTTGGACATGCTGCAGTGCTTCATGGTTGTAAAGTGGATGATAATTGCATTATAGGAATGAATGCTACACTTCTAAATGGTAGCCATGTTAAAAAGAACAGTATCATTGCTGCCGGGTCAGTGGTAACCGAGAGTAAAGTTTTCCCTGAAGGTAGCTTGATAATAGGTGTTCCTGCCAGGGTAGTGCGCAAACTCAGTGAAGAAGAATTTAAAAAGATCAAAGACAATGCTGTACGTTATTCCAATCTTAAATTAGAACCATAG
- a CDS encoding DUF5518 domain-containing protein produces MVKWGPVVVGFILAIILGNLFGIYVNQYWGVNLGLFIAGFIVGYWVHDGIIGGLWNATVAGAFGSIVLAILLIVGGTIFGGVAGLATGVVTGFTIVIVSLIVNIVLMGVGGAIGGLLSGSD; encoded by the coding sequence TTCTGGCAATAATTTTGGGTAATTTGTTTGGAATTTATGTGAATCAGTATTGGGGTGTCAACCTTGGTCTGTTCATAGCCGGATTTATAGTTGGATATTGGGTGCATGATGGCATTATAGGCGGTTTATGGAATGCTACAGTTGCCGGTGCCTTTGGATCCATAGTTCTGGCCATACTCCTGATTGTGGGAGGAACCATCTTTGGAGGAGTAGCTGGCCTTGCAACAGGAGTGGTGACTGGATTTACAATAGTAATTGTTTCACTAATTGTGAATATAGTTTTGATGGGTGTTGGCGGAGCTATAGGTGGTTTGTTAAGTGGAAGTGACTAA